From Paenibacillus polymyxa, the proteins below share one genomic window:
- a CDS encoding DUF6254 family protein, translating to MAHQKRRKEAAWKSRKQEQHPHGKIKSLKELSSEQE from the coding sequence ATGGCTCACCAGAAGAGAAGGAAAGAAGCTGCATGGAAGTCACGAAAGCAAGAACAGCATCCCCATGGTAAAATCAAATCGCTAAAGGAATTGTCCAGCGAACAGGAGTGA
- a CDS encoding nitroreductase family protein, whose translation MSTSTHTGQSSALFADVIRERRSVRHYDKSVRLSHEEIKDILKEASLAPSSSNVQPWRFLVIETEELKAKLQPIAYNQSQVTEAAAVIVVLGDTEGYKKLDEVFGEAVKHGYIAEDTAKSFVERSIHTYASLPEESLHKVIHIDGGIVSQQLMLVARAHGYDTVAMGGYNAAELKQAFGIRDRYIPIMLIALGKAAQPGHQTTRLPIDDITFFNEMPAN comes from the coding sequence ATGTCAACTTCAACTCATACTGGCCAGAGCTCCGCCTTGTTCGCCGATGTCATCCGCGAGCGCCGCTCTGTGCGTCATTACGACAAATCGGTTCGTCTATCTCACGAGGAAATTAAGGATATTCTGAAAGAAGCGTCGCTTGCACCTTCTTCGAGTAATGTTCAGCCCTGGCGCTTCTTGGTTATTGAAACAGAGGAATTGAAAGCAAAACTGCAGCCAATCGCCTATAATCAATCCCAGGTTACTGAGGCTGCAGCGGTGATCGTTGTGCTTGGTGATACGGAAGGATATAAGAAGCTCGATGAAGTTTTCGGCGAAGCAGTAAAACATGGCTATATAGCGGAAGATACCGCTAAATCGTTCGTAGAAAGGTCGATTCATACGTATGCTTCGTTACCAGAGGAAAGCCTTCACAAAGTCATTCATATCGATGGTGGTATTGTATCCCAGCAGCTCATGCTGGTTGCACGTGCTCACGGCTACGATACGGTCGCGATGGGTGGCTATAATGCGGCCGAGCTTAAGCAAGCGTTCGGTATTAGAGACCGCTACATTCCAATCATGCTGATTGCACTCGGTAAAGCGGCACAACCGGGTCATCAGACAACTCGGCTGCCGATAGACGACATCACATTCTTTAACGAGATGCCCGCTAACTAA
- a CDS encoding zinc-binding dehydrogenase, which translates to MAIGGASPEYPRIPGHEVIGIVTELGSGSTRWEIGQRVGIGWHGGHDHVTGLTMDGGYAEYMVAFEDSLTHIPNEVSSEEAAPLMCAGETTFSALRNSSARPGDLVAISGIGGLGHLAVQYAKKAGYQTIAVSRGSDKEKLARELGAHCYIDSEKEDPAKALQALGGAKVILATAPNAKVISTLIDGLGKDGELIIVAGSGERLELSAMDFLKGPHTVRGSFTGQSKEIDAAVRFSVLTDVRPMIEVFPLEQASEAYEKMMSAKTRFRAVLSMTK; encoded by the coding sequence ATGGCCATTGGTGGTGCTTCCCCAGAATATCCGCGGATACCAGGCCATGAAGTGATCGGAATCGTGACGGAGTTAGGATCTGGATCTACCAGATGGGAAATCGGACAACGAGTAGGTATTGGATGGCATGGAGGACATGATCATGTTACCGGCCTGACTATGGATGGAGGCTATGCTGAATACATGGTAGCATTTGAAGATAGTCTGACCCACATACCTAATGAAGTGTCTTCTGAAGAAGCAGCTCCTTTGATGTGCGCAGGAGAAACTACATTTAGTGCACTGCGAAATAGCTCAGCCCGACCAGGGGACCTCGTTGCGATTTCCGGAATTGGTGGACTTGGTCATTTGGCTGTACAATACGCAAAAAAAGCTGGGTATCAGACCATAGCAGTATCTCGTGGTAGTGATAAAGAGAAGCTTGCTCGGGAACTTGGGGCACATTGTTATATTGATTCCGAAAAAGAAGATCCTGCTAAAGCTTTACAAGCGCTAGGGGGAGCAAAAGTTATTCTTGCTACAGCACCAAATGCAAAAGTCATTTCCACATTAATTGATGGGTTAGGAAAAGATGGAGAGCTCATTATTGTAGCCGGTTCTGGTGAACGTTTAGAACTGTCTGCCATGGACTTTCTGAAGGGACCCCATACTGTTCGGGGTTCGTTTACAGGACAATCGAAGGAAATTGATGCGGCAGTTCGATTTAGTGTACTGACCGATGTACGACCTATGATCGAAGTTTTCCCGTTGGAACAAGCTAGTGAAGCATATGAAAAAATGATGTCGGCTAAGACACGATTCCGTGCCGTGTTGAGCATGACCAAATGA
- a CDS encoding RrF2 family transcriptional regulator — protein sequence MKQEYCTPTQHPKWFGLAVQALVILSQEDKSIACPSIELAKYLQSEPSLLRRILSVLAKEGFIGTREGRDGGYHLRKPAESIQLVDVYDVFRSGSRLSFGITETAGTHPLGKCMKSTLEDITQEMDDSIRGVLSKYTIADLANQLEAKL from the coding sequence TTGAAGCAGGAGTATTGTACGCCGACTCAGCACCCAAAGTGGTTTGGACTGGCTGTTCAAGCGCTTGTTATATTGTCGCAGGAAGACAAAAGCATAGCTTGTCCAAGTATTGAACTCGCCAAATATCTTCAGTCGGAACCTTCTTTGCTGCGCCGCATACTTTCCGTTCTCGCAAAGGAAGGGTTTATCGGGACCCGGGAAGGCCGTGACGGCGGGTACCACCTTAGGAAACCGGCAGAATCTATACAACTGGTTGATGTATACGATGTATTTCGTTCAGGCAGCAGGCTTTCCTTCGGTATTACCGAGACAGCTGGCACGCATCCGCTCGGTAAATGTATGAAATCTACGCTTGAGGATATTACTCAAGAAATGGACGACAGCATACGCGGAGTATTAAGCAAGTACACGATTGCAGATCTCGCCAACCAACTGGAAGCCAAGCTTTAG
- a CDS encoding right-handed parallel beta-helix repeat-containing protein, whose product MKKLGKFLLVGLSLGLGLAIGNLQTPAASAAGTEYYVSTIGSDSNAGTSDAPWKTLQHAADTVSPGSKVYVRGGVYKEKLKITRSGSASQGPIVFASYGNETAIVDGTGLSVSGNEGLIELVNVDYVTIQGFEIRNFTTASKNAVPTGIYVYGAGNFINLSDNKIHDIKNTATPTGKDRLGRDAHGIAVYGTKAPASIHNLTISGNELYNLVLGSSESLVLNGNVDGFAVTSNLIHDNDNIGIDLIGFEGTAPNTAYDQVRNGLVKGNRVYNNSVRNNPSYKSDDNSAGGIYVDGGKDNIVEQNYSYNNDIGVEIASEHAGKATSNITVRSNVIYNNRLTGIAMGGYDDERGSTVNSKIVNNTLYKNDTLDDGSGQLLVQYDTRNNVIKNNIFVASSTDVLIYNGYTQNSGNVVDYNLYFAPGGSSGANWTWKDKEYTGFATYKSGTGNDAHSLFVDPKFVNATNGDFHLQPSSPAIDSGSTDNTIIGTEDIDGEPRMKGKAVNIGADE is encoded by the coding sequence TTGAAGAAACTCGGTAAATTTTTGCTTGTAGGTTTAAGCTTGGGGTTGGGCCTTGCAATCGGTAATCTACAGACTCCTGCCGCCTCTGCCGCTGGTACCGAATATTATGTGTCGACAATTGGTAGCGATTCCAACGCGGGAACAAGCGACGCGCCGTGGAAAACGCTCCAGCATGCGGCTGACACAGTCTCTCCAGGCAGCAAGGTCTATGTCCGAGGCGGTGTTTACAAGGAGAAACTGAAAATCACCCGCTCTGGCTCCGCCTCGCAAGGCCCCATCGTGTTCGCAAGCTATGGCAACGAAACCGCCATTGTTGACGGAACAGGTCTATCGGTCAGCGGGAACGAGGGGTTAATCGAATTGGTCAATGTCGATTACGTTACCATCCAGGGGTTTGAAATCCGCAATTTTACCACAGCTTCCAAGAACGCAGTGCCTACAGGCATTTACGTTTACGGTGCAGGGAACTTCATCAATCTGTCCGATAATAAAATCCACGACATCAAAAACACGGCCACCCCAACCGGAAAGGACCGGCTGGGACGGGACGCTCACGGCATCGCTGTTTATGGCACGAAAGCTCCTGCATCGATTCATAACCTTACAATCAGCGGCAATGAACTATACAATCTCGTGCTCGGCTCTAGCGAATCGCTTGTTTTAAACGGTAATGTGGACGGCTTTGCAGTGACCAGCAACCTCATTCACGATAACGACAACATAGGAATCGATCTGATCGGCTTTGAAGGAACCGCACCGAATACTGCTTACGATCAAGTGCGGAACGGGTTGGTAAAGGGCAACCGAGTGTACAATAATTCGGTTCGAAATAACCCATCCTACAAGAGCGATGACAACTCGGCCGGCGGCATTTATGTAGATGGGGGCAAGGACAACATTGTTGAGCAGAACTACAGCTATAACAATGACATCGGTGTCGAAATAGCCTCCGAGCATGCCGGCAAAGCCACCAGCAATATTACGGTCCGCAGTAACGTGATATATAACAACCGATTGACCGGCATCGCTATGGGCGGCTATGATGACGAGCGTGGCTCAACGGTAAACAGCAAGATCGTGAACAATACGCTGTACAAGAACGATACATTGGACGATGGAAGCGGCCAGCTTTTAGTTCAGTATGATACACGAAACAACGTGATTAAGAACAATATTTTTGTAGCGAGTTCGACTGATGTGTTGATCTACAATGGATATACCCAAAATTCCGGCAATGTTGTTGATTATAATTTATATTTTGCACCTGGTGGCAGTTCGGGAGCCAACTGGACCTGGAAAGATAAAGAATATACGGGATTCGCCACGTACAAATCGGGAACGGGTAACGATGCGCATTCTCTGTTTGTCGATCCTAAATTCGTGAATGCCACGAATGGCGACTTCCATTTGCAGCCCTCGTCACCAGCGATCGATTCAGGATCAACGGATAACACCATCATCGGAACCGAGGATATCGACGGGGAGCCCCGCATGAAAGGGAAGGCCGTGAATATTGGTGCAGATGAGTGA
- a CDS encoding cellulase family glycosylhydrolase, with translation MKKTITCLILFGLLMSMLPIKNVSASDNTRLTQSATASSIEDASKAADFAIDGDPLTRWSSQYSDPQWISVDLGSTTKINGVTLNWEAAYAKSYQVQTSTDDDHWTTVYSTTTGDGGIDKISFEATDARYVKMSGIERATSYGYSLWEFEVHSADQPEDNSPPTAPSNLASSSVSDTTVSLQWTESTDNVDVSGYDIYKGSELVGSSASTSFIVTGLTANMAYSFYVKARDAAGNVSDTSNVIDVTTTIANTNIVSGETYKLTAQHSGKNLEAGDSTADGAKVQQWTDSGSARQRWKVIDVGNGYYKLIVQSSGKALTVAGGSSEDGASVQQWTDSDLTNQKWKMIDVGDGYYKLLVQSSGKALDVIGGYTNDGANVQQWTDNGNDQQKWKFTLVDSTPDTTAPTAPTNLKSYSKTNTSVSLVWTASTDDVDVTSYDVYNGTTLVNSTTTTSYTVTGLTANTAYSFTVKARDAAGNISAASNIIKVTTNSTTENTGFYINGTTLYDAKGNPFVMRGINHAYTWYKGQESVAIPAIAKTGANTIRIVLSDGQQWTKDDLSAIQNLITLSEQNKLVVVLEVHDGTGSDSAAVLDNIANYWIEMKSALIGKESTVILNIANEWYGTWDGGGWAQGYKSVIPKLRNAGIKNTIIVDGAGWGQYPQSIFDYGTEVFNADPLKNTMFSIHMYEYAGGNAATVKSNMDNVLNKNLALLIGEFGIKHTSGDVDEATIMSYAEQKGVGYLAWSWKGNSPGLDYLDMATDWQGSSLTEQGRIIIEGPNGIRATSRLSTVYSDSANK, from the coding sequence ATGAAAAAAACCATAACATGCTTGATTTTGTTTGGACTGCTTATGAGTATGTTGCCGATCAAAAATGTGAGCGCTTCCGATAATACTAGGCTTACCCAATCGGCAACCGCAAGCTCCATCGAAGATGCGAGTAAAGCGGCTGATTTTGCGATTGACGGTGACCCGCTAACTAGATGGTCCTCACAATATTCAGATCCGCAGTGGATAAGTGTAGATCTCGGTAGCACCACCAAAATCAATGGCGTTACGCTTAACTGGGAAGCCGCTTACGCGAAGTCTTACCAAGTTCAGACATCGACGGATGATGATCATTGGACTACCGTCTATTCCACCACGACTGGAGATGGAGGAATCGATAAGATATCTTTCGAAGCAACAGACGCTAGATATGTAAAAATGAGTGGCATTGAAAGGGCTACCAGCTACGGATATTCCCTTTGGGAATTTGAAGTGCATTCAGCTGACCAGCCGGAGGATAACTCACCTCCAACAGCGCCCTCCAACCTGGCTAGTTCCTCTGTATCGGATACGACAGTAAGCTTGCAGTGGACGGAATCTACAGACAATGTAGATGTTTCAGGCTACGACATCTACAAAGGATCAGAACTCGTAGGTTCCAGTGCGTCGACATCCTTCATCGTTACCGGCTTAACAGCCAACATGGCGTACAGCTTTTACGTGAAAGCTAGAGATGCCGCAGGTAACGTGTCAGATACAAGCAATGTGATTGATGTTACCACCACCATAGCTAACACAAATATTGTTTCAGGTGAAACATATAAACTAACGGCACAGCATAGCGGCAAAAATCTGGAAGCAGGAGACTCAACTGCCGATGGAGCGAAGGTGCAGCAGTGGACGGACAGCGGCAGCGCTCGGCAGAGATGGAAAGTCATTGACGTTGGCAACGGATATTATAAATTGATTGTACAATCCAGCGGTAAAGCATTAACAGTAGCCGGAGGCTCCTCAGAAGATGGTGCTAGTGTACAGCAATGGACAGACAGCGATTTAACTAATCAAAAATGGAAAATGATTGACGTCGGCGATGGATATTATAAGCTGCTTGTACAATCTAGCGGTAAAGCGCTGGATGTAATCGGGGGTTATACTAATGACGGGGCAAATGTGCAGCAATGGACGGATAACGGAAATGATCAGCAGAAGTGGAAGTTTACGCTTGTTGACTCAACCCCTGATACGACGGCACCAACGGCACCAACAAATCTGAAAAGCTACTCCAAAACAAACACTTCGGTGAGTCTTGTATGGACCGCATCAACAGACGATGTAGATGTTACCAGCTACGATGTGTATAATGGAACAACTTTAGTCAATTCAACAACCACGACAAGTTATACGGTGACGGGACTAACCGCTAATACAGCATACAGCTTCACTGTAAAAGCCAGGGATGCAGCAGGAAATATTTCAGCAGCAAGTAATATCATAAAAGTTACGACGAATTCTACAACTGAGAATACAGGTTTTTATATTAACGGAACAACGCTCTACGATGCCAAGGGAAATCCGTTTGTGATGAGGGGAATCAATCACGCTTATACCTGGTACAAGGGACAAGAGTCTGTAGCGATCCCTGCCATTGCGAAAACGGGAGCGAATACTATTAGAATCGTACTGTCAGATGGTCAGCAATGGACGAAAGATGATCTGTCAGCGATACAAAATTTAATCACATTATCAGAGCAAAACAAATTGGTCGTTGTTCTTGAAGTCCATGATGGCACAGGGTCTGACAGCGCTGCTGTATTGGATAATATCGCTAATTACTGGATTGAAATGAAAAGCGCACTCATTGGGAAAGAAAGCACCGTCATCCTCAATATCGCGAACGAATGGTATGGAACCTGGGATGGAGGAGGCTGGGCGCAAGGTTATAAGTCTGTTATTCCTAAGCTCAGAAATGCTGGCATCAAAAATACAATTATTGTTGACGGTGCAGGATGGGGGCAGTACCCGCAATCTATTTTTGACTACGGAACAGAAGTCTTTAATGCAGATCCACTTAAAAATACGATGTTCTCCATTCATATGTACGAATATGCCGGCGGAAATGCCGCCACAGTAAAGAGCAATATGGATAATGTACTGAATAAAAACCTGGCTCTGCTGATTGGAGAATTTGGTATTAAGCATACAAGCGGTGATGTGGATGAGGCTACCATTATGAGTTACGCTGAGCAAAAGGGCGTAGGTTATCTTGCATGGTCTTGGAAAGGAAACAGCCCGGGTCTTGATTATCTGGATATGGCCACTGACTGGCAAGGATCCAGCCTTACGGAACAAGGTCGTATTATCATTGAAGGCCCTAATGGTATTAGGGCGACATCAAGATTAAGCACGGTTTATAGCGATTCAGCCAACAAATAG
- a CDS encoding flavin monoamine oxidase family protein, giving the protein MRNQVKKNAPVIIVGAGLSGLRAASLLTAHGIECIVLESRDRIGGRVLTLEVLDNPKLGKFDLGPTWFWPRSEKIITQLTKELGLETFNQFNEGRMLLERSQHETPQQHLLPEGAMEPSLRFVGGVQSLIEALSATLPSGAIQLNTCVTSIHQEEDGTISLEANGKQFYTTAVIIAIPPRLIEKNIKFEPELPYELKSFLIDKPTWMAGQAKVIAIYDRPFWREAGLSGFASSWVGPLQEIHDASPGTGTGALFGFFGLQAKKRKILGEDKLMQLVLEQLARLYGPAAEKVNTLLFKDWSSDTDTAVEEDAEPLRDYPNYGPVYGDPWGEGIFFTGTETADQQGGHLEGAIQSADRIVARFLERYDEA; this is encoded by the coding sequence ATGAGAAACCAAGTTAAAAAAAATGCTCCGGTAATCATCGTTGGTGCAGGTTTGAGTGGACTTCGCGCAGCATCGTTACTCACCGCTCACGGTATAGAATGCATTGTTTTAGAATCGAGAGATCGTATTGGTGGTAGAGTTTTGACTTTAGAGGTTTTAGACAATCCTAAACTCGGAAAATTCGATCTTGGACCCACATGGTTCTGGCCACGCTCTGAGAAAATTATTACTCAGCTCACGAAAGAACTGGGTTTGGAGACTTTTAATCAATTTAACGAAGGACGAATGCTCCTAGAACGCTCCCAACATGAAACACCACAACAGCATCTTTTGCCAGAGGGGGCAATGGAGCCCTCGCTAAGATTTGTTGGTGGGGTGCAGTCTCTGATTGAGGCGCTTAGTGCTACTTTGCCGTCAGGAGCAATCCAGCTCAATACATGTGTAACTTCGATTCATCAAGAAGAAGACGGTACAATCTCCTTAGAAGCCAATGGAAAACAATTTTACACAACTGCAGTTATTATCGCTATTCCACCACGGCTGATTGAAAAAAATATTAAATTCGAGCCAGAACTTCCTTATGAACTGAAGTCTTTTTTAATTGATAAACCAACATGGATGGCTGGTCAAGCTAAAGTGATTGCCATTTACGACCGACCATTTTGGCGTGAAGCTGGGCTCTCCGGTTTTGCATCAAGTTGGGTGGGCCCTTTACAAGAAATTCATGATGCTTCACCAGGTACAGGAACAGGTGCGCTATTTGGCTTTTTTGGTTTACAGGCAAAAAAGCGGAAGATTTTGGGCGAAGATAAACTCATGCAGCTTGTGTTGGAACAATTGGCTAGACTTTATGGGCCTGCTGCCGAGAAAGTAAATACATTACTATTTAAAGATTGGTCAAGCGACACCGATACAGCTGTTGAGGAAGACGCTGAACCACTTCGTGACTATCCAAATTATGGCCCTGTTTACGGAGATCCTTGGGGAGAGGGCATATTTTTTACGGGCACTGA
- the trxA gene encoding thioredoxin has protein sequence MGATTLTKNTFSNQIQSGVTLVDFWAPWCGPCKIQLPIVEELADELKGQATLAKVNVDEETELASQFGIRSIPTLLLFKDGKLVDTMVGVNQKNVLKDKILKLAN, from the coding sequence ATGGGAGCAACTACATTGACAAAAAATACGTTTTCAAATCAAATCCAATCCGGTGTGACCTTGGTAGACTTTTGGGCTCCATGGTGTGGACCTTGTAAAATTCAGCTTCCTATTGTGGAAGAATTAGCTGATGAACTGAAAGGACAGGCGACGTTGGCAAAAGTTAATGTCGACGAAGAAACCGAATTAGCTTCACAATTTGGCATTCGAAGTATTCCAACTTTGTTGCTGTTTAAAGATGGTAAGCTCGTTGATACCATGGTTGGTGTGAATCAAAAAAATGTTCTTAAGGACAAAATTCTTAAATTGGCTAATTGA